In Planktothrix serta PCC 8927, one genomic interval encodes:
- a CDS encoding helix-turn-helix domain-containing protein yields MLHKAVQVRLYPTALQETLLAQTFGCSRWWWNYALNKSIQVYQDTGLWLGKVALNALLPKLKKAE; encoded by the coding sequence GTGCTACATAAAGCTGTACAAGTCCGTCTGTATCCAACTGCATTGCAAGAAACACTACTAGCTCAGACATTTGGATGTTCGCGCTGGTGGTGGAATTATGCCTTAAATAAATCCATTCAGGTTTATCAAGATACGGGGTTATGGCTGGGAAAGGTAGCACTCAACGCCCTACTTCCTAAGCTCAAAAAAGCCGAG